In the genome of Deltaproteobacteria bacterium, the window TTTTCCCCTCGCATTGCATCACCAAAAATGTTACCCAACAAGGGTCGTTGCATCATAGGATGTTACCGAAATATGGGGGCTAAATCCTCACATCCCACTCGACATTCCGGAAAAAGGGTTTTCTTAGGCATGGGGGAATGCTCAGGAATATCTCTACACTCTGGAGATATCGAAAAGTCACTAGAATCTGTCAACGAAGAAGGAGAAAGCTCGAATCCTCGATGAATCCGATCAAAATGGAAATTTCATGTCAGATTATTTCGGTAACAATTTTCGTTGATGCAACGGGACAAGGCAAGCGCCGCAATCCTGGTGGCTTGGTTTGTTTGTTTCCCACAAGTAACGCTATTTTGAGGGTATTTCGAGATACTGTGGGCAATCCGGGCGACCTCCTCTTCTGGTAGTGGAGGATGACACCGACTGGCATTGGCCCCTAAAAGAGCTTTGAATAGTTCATCCGCTTGGAGACCAGTATTTCGCAGCTTTCCGGCAATAGCGGTCAGGATCTTATTGCGCCTCCCCTCCGGAATGATCCCCTCATGGTCTGCCTGACCGTTCAGGGAGAGCTGCTCGTTCAACAGGAACCTGAAGTCCGAGGGTGAATAGAGGCGGGTAAAATCTGCCTCGAGAATCTGGCAGGGTACAGGATTCCCCGGGTCCTTCAGGTTCATCGTCCCCGGCACCCGCATAATGCGAGGCAGGTCGTGAAACGGGTCAGAACCGAGCCTGTCCTGCAGTGCCTTCAGCATCGCCTGGTAATTCGTGGCGTCCCGCAAGGAAACGGGGTTTTCGAAGATCCAGTAGGCATGCAGGCCGTGACCTGACTCCACAAGAGCCATTGGCTCAAGCAGGAGGCCCAGCTTAGTAAGTGGGACCCCAAAGAGGTGTTGGAAGAATCCTTTGACAACATTTGGCACAACACGACGTACTTTGTCTTTCAAGACACTCCTCCGATCCCAGCAAGACCGTTGGGAAGCGTCATGATCGTCACATCGTCACGCACAGGTTTCCCTCTTGAGGAGGTCTTGTGACGCTGTGACGCTGGTGTCGATCCCCTGACCACCTCTCGGGAAGGGGATGATGGCCCATGACCCCACCTTTTGTGTGTCCCAGAAGGCTCATGAAACTGCGCTCCGTTGGATATAGCCGAAGAGGTGCGCAAAATCACATACAGGTAAGCGACGCCAAGCCTATGGTTATGCGGGCCTG includes:
- a CDS encoding primase alpha helix C-terminal domain-containing protein → MKDKVRRVVPNVVKGFFQHLFGVPLTKLGLLLEPMALVESGHGLHAYWIFENPVSLRDATNYQAMLKALQDRLGSDPFHDLPRIMRVPGTMNLKDPGNPVPCQILEADFTRLYSPSDFRFLLNEQLSLNGQADHEGIIPEGRRNKILTAIAGKLRNTGLQADELFKALLGANASRCHPPLPEEEVARIAHSISKYPQNSVTCGKQTNQATRIAALALSRCINENCYRNNLT